In one window of Mesorhizobium sp. B2-1-1 DNA:
- the gmk gene encoding guanylate kinase: MVARDLGSRIRRRGLMLVLSSPSGAGKSTIARNLLESDSSLELSVSVTTRPRRGSEIEGVHYHFRTMREFERLRDSDALLEWAEVHGNCYATPREPAELALAQGRDMLFDIDWQGAQQLKEKMRADIVSIFILPPSMKELKARLKRRAEDQEAVIETRLKNARNEIEHWKEYDFVIVNDDLDRAFAEVRGIVVAERLRRDRRPGLFDFVSGLLDEKTS; the protein is encoded by the coding sequence ATGGTCGCCAGGGATTTAGGGTCCCGCATTCGCCGCCGGGGCCTGATGCTCGTGCTGTCGTCGCCGTCGGGCGCCGGCAAGTCGACGATTGCGCGCAACCTTCTGGAAAGCGATTCCAGCCTCGAATTGTCGGTCTCCGTCACCACCAGGCCTCGCCGCGGCTCGGAGATCGAAGGCGTTCACTATCATTTCCGCACCATGCGCGAGTTCGAGCGGCTGCGCGATTCGGACGCCCTGCTCGAATGGGCGGAGGTGCATGGCAATTGCTACGCGACACCGCGCGAACCGGCGGAACTTGCGCTCGCTCAAGGGCGCGACATGCTGTTCGACATCGATTGGCAAGGCGCCCAGCAGCTCAAGGAGAAGATGCGCGCCGACATCGTCTCGATCTTCATCCTGCCGCCGTCGATGAAGGAGTTGAAGGCAAGGCTGAAGCGCCGCGCCGAGGATCAGGAAGCGGTGATCGAGACGCGGCTGAAGAACGCGCGCAACGAGATCGAGCACTGGAAGGAGTATGATTTCGTCATCGTCAACGATGATCTCGATCGCGCCTTCGCCGAAGTGCGCGGCATCGTTGTCGCCGAGCGGTTGCGGCGCGATCG
- the fabG gene encoding 3-oxoacyl-[acyl-carrier-protein] reductase: MFELTGRKALVTGASGGIGEAIARVLHAQGAVVGLHGTRVEKLEALAAELGDRVKLFPADLSNRDEVKALGQKAEADLEGVDILVNNAGITKDGLFVRMSDADWDSVLEVNLTAVFRLTRELTHPMMRRRHGRIINITSVVGVTGNPGQTNYCASKAGMIGFSKSLAQEIATRSITVNCVAPGFIESAMTDKLNDKQKEAIMAAIPTRRMGTSAEVASAVAYLASNEAGYVTGQTIHVNGGMAMI, translated from the coding sequence ATGTTCGAACTGACCGGCCGCAAGGCACTTGTCACCGGCGCGTCGGGAGGCATCGGCGAGGCGATCGCCAGGGTGCTGCATGCGCAAGGCGCCGTCGTCGGCCTGCACGGCACGCGCGTCGAGAAACTGGAGGCGCTGGCCGCCGAACTCGGCGACCGGGTGAAGCTGTTTCCGGCCGACCTGTCGAACCGCGACGAGGTCAAGGCGCTCGGCCAGAAAGCGGAGGCCGATCTCGAGGGCGTCGATATCCTGGTCAACAATGCCGGCATCACCAAGGACGGGCTGTTCGTGCGCATGTCGGACGCCGACTGGGACAGCGTGCTCGAAGTCAATCTGACGGCCGTGTTCAGGCTGACGCGTGAGCTGACCCATCCGATGATGCGCCGCCGCCACGGCCGCATCATCAACATTACCTCGGTGGTCGGCGTCACCGGCAATCCCGGCCAGACCAACTACTGCGCCTCCAAGGCCGGCATGATCGGCTTTTCCAAATCGCTGGCGCAGGAGATCGCCACCCGCAGCATCACCGTCAACTGTGTCGCCCCGGGCTTCATCGAATCGGCGATGACCGACAAGCTCAACGACAAGCAGAAGGAGGCGATCATGGCCGCTATCCCGACGCGCCGCATGGGCACCAGCGCCGAAGTGGCGTCCGCCGTCGCTTATCTTGCCTCCAACGAGGCCGGCTACGTCACCGGCCAAACAATCCATGTGAACGGCGGCATGGCGATGATCTGA
- a CDS encoding acyl carrier protein gives MSDTAERVKKIVIEHLGVDADKVTEQASFIDDLGADSLDTVELVMAFEEEFGVEIPDDAAETILTVGDAVKYIDKASA, from the coding sequence ATGAGTGACACCGCAGAGCGCGTCAAGAAGATTGTCATCGAGCACCTGGGCGTCGATGCCGACAAGGTGACGGAGCAGGCGAGCTTCATCGACGATCTGGGCGCCGACAGTCTCGACACGGTCGAACTCGTCATGGCGTTTGAAGAAGAATTCGGCGTCGAGATCCCCGATGACGCGGCTGAAACCATCCTGACGGTGGGCGATGCCGTGAAGTACATCGACAAGGCTTCGGCCTGA
- a CDS encoding YicC/YloC family endoribonuclease, with protein MNLQSMTGFARAVAEHDGTSIAWEVKSVNGKSVEVRLRLPQGFERLEPATRQTLQKRFARGNFQATLTITRAAGMQSQPVVNEAFLKDLAGLAKRIEEQFGVAPATADGLLSLRGVLDIPETTETEDVRTALDNAVMAALDVALEGLERSREGEGAALRTLLLGHIDAIEVLTLGAEADPSREPAAIRERLAEQVRLLMDASANLDVGRLHQEAAFLATKADIREEIDRLKTHVTSGRALLSGGGAIGRKLDFLAQEFNRESNTLCSKSNAAAVTAIGLELKAVVDQFREQVQNLE; from the coding sequence ATGAATTTGCAGAGCATGACCGGGTTTGCGCGTGCTGTCGCCGAGCATGACGGCACCTCGATTGCCTGGGAGGTCAAATCCGTCAACGGCAAGAGCGTCGAGGTGCGGCTGCGGCTGCCGCAGGGTTTCGAGCGGCTGGAGCCGGCCACCAGGCAGACGCTTCAGAAACGTTTCGCGCGCGGCAATTTTCAGGCGACGCTCACCATCACGCGCGCCGCCGGAATGCAGTCCCAGCCCGTTGTCAACGAGGCCTTCCTCAAGGATCTGGCCGGGCTCGCCAAGCGGATCGAGGAACAATTTGGTGTTGCTCCTGCGACCGCCGACGGATTGTTGTCGCTGCGCGGCGTGCTCGATATTCCGGAGACCACCGAAACCGAGGATGTGCGCACGGCGCTCGACAACGCCGTCATGGCGGCCCTCGATGTGGCGCTGGAGGGGCTGGAGCGGTCCCGCGAGGGTGAGGGCGCGGCACTTCGCACGCTTCTGCTGGGCCACATCGACGCGATCGAGGTGCTGACGCTGGGCGCTGAAGCGGATCCGTCGCGCGAACCGGCGGCCATCCGCGAGCGCCTCGCCGAACAGGTGCGGCTCTTGATGGATGCTTCGGCCAACCTCGATGTCGGCCGCTTGCACCAGGAAGCCGCCTTCCTCGCCACCAAGGCCGATATTCGCGAGGAGATCGACCGCTTGAAGACGCATGTGACGTCCGGTCGTGCATTGCTTTCCGGCGGCGGCGCCATCGGACGCAAGCTCGATTTTCTAGCACAGGAATTTAACCGCGAATCGAATACGCTGTGCTCAAAGTCGAACGCTGCCGCGGTCACCGCCATTGGACTGGAACTGAAGGCCGTGGTCGATCAGTTCCGTGAACAGGTCCAGAATCTGGAGTAG
- the mltG gene encoding endolytic transglycosylase MltG, with the protein MNTNPAGNGEFGQGQATSGPIVPKTAAEALRPEAGTPPPKRSRASRSQVVVFMNFVISLVMLMVLAAGIALYFGKQEFTEPGPSANGDTFLVKPNTGVQDIADQLERRGLISDARIFRLGVRAFGNDSALKAGEYEIKPRASMRDIMELLKSGKSVMYSLTIPEGLTVEQALARIAGEPALSGDMPATVPPEGSLATDTLRFTRGATRQQMIDKLLADQKKLVEEVWQRRAADLPLASIDEFVTLASIVEKETGKGDERSRVAAVFLNRLAKGMRLQSDPTIIYGLFGGKGKPADRPIYQSDIQKPTPYNTYVINGLPPTPIANPGRAALEAVANPSKTDDLYFVADGTGGHVFAATLNEHNENVARYRAQQKKQVDDAAKADAKVEGQTDAPIDGDAGAAQ; encoded by the coding sequence ATGAACACAAATCCGGCCGGCAACGGAGAGTTCGGGCAAGGGCAGGCGACATCGGGGCCGATCGTACCGAAGACAGCCGCCGAAGCCTTGCGGCCGGAGGCCGGCACGCCGCCGCCGAAGCGCTCGCGTGCTTCGCGCAGTCAGGTCGTCGTGTTCATGAACTTCGTCATCTCCTTGGTGATGCTGATGGTTCTGGCGGCGGGTATCGCGCTTTACTTCGGCAAGCAGGAATTCACCGAGCCCGGCCCATCGGCCAATGGCGACACCTTCCTGGTCAAGCCCAACACCGGCGTCCAGGATATCGCCGACCAGCTCGAGCGGCGCGGCCTGATCAGCGACGCCCGCATATTCCGTCTTGGCGTTAGGGCCTTCGGCAATGATTCGGCGCTGAAGGCCGGCGAATACGAGATCAAGCCCCGGGCGTCCATGCGCGACATCATGGAATTGCTGAAGAGCGGCAAGTCGGTCATGTACTCGCTGACCATTCCCGAAGGGCTGACAGTCGAGCAGGCGCTGGCGCGCATCGCAGGCGAGCCCGCCTTGAGCGGCGACATGCCGGCCACCGTGCCTCCAGAGGGCAGTCTCGCCACCGATACGCTGCGCTTCACGCGCGGCGCCACGCGCCAGCAGATGATCGACAAGCTGCTGGCCGACCAGAAGAAGCTGGTCGAGGAGGTCTGGCAGCGGCGCGCCGCCGACCTGCCGCTCGCCAGCATTGACGAGTTCGTCACGCTGGCCTCGATAGTCGAGAAGGAAACAGGCAAGGGCGATGAGCGCTCGCGCGTCGCCGCGGTCTTCCTGAACCGGCTGGCCAAGGGCATGCGCCTGCAATCCGATCCGACCATCATCTACGGTCTGTTCGGCGGCAAGGGCAAACCCGCCGACCGGCCGATCTATCAGTCGGACATCCAGAAGCCGACGCCCTACAACACCTATGTGATCAACGGCCTGCCGCCGACGCCTATCGCCAATCCCGGCCGCGCGGCGCTGGAGGCGGTAGCCAATCCATCAAAGACCGACGACCTCTATTTCGTTGCCGACGGCACTGGCGGACACGTCTTCGCCGCCACGCTTAACGAGCACAATGAGAACGTCGCGCGCTATCGAGCCCAGCAGAAGAAGCAAGTCGACGACGCGGCCAAGGCTGATGCCAAGGTGGAGGGGCAGACCGACGCGCCCATTGACGGCGACGCGGGGGCGGCCCAGTAG
- the fabF gene encoding beta-ketoacyl-ACP synthase II has product MRRVVVTGLGLLSPFGMGFEHSWKELLTGRSAAKRITEFEVEDLACKIAHVVPRGDGSNATFNPEAVLEPKELRKIGDFILYGIAAADEALKDSGWQPKTHAEQCATGVLIGSGIGGIEGIAENAMILKERGPRRISPFFIPGQIINLVSGQVSIRHGLKGPNHAVVTACSTGAHAIGDAARLIIWGDADVMVAGGAEAPVTRLSIAGFAACRALSTGRNDAPQTASRPYDRDRDGFVMGEGAGVVVLEELEHAKARGAKIYAEVTGYGLTGDAYHITAPAEDGDGAFRCMTAALNRAKLTPADVDYINAHGTSTMADTIELGAVERLVGNAASKISMSSTKSSIGHLLGAAGAAEAIFSILAIRDNIAPATINLDNPERETAIDLVPNKPRARQIDVALSNSFGFGGTNASLVFQRYNG; this is encoded by the coding sequence ATGAGGCGTGTCGTCGTCACGGGCCTTGGATTGCTGTCGCCGTTCGGCATGGGCTTCGAGCACAGCTGGAAGGAACTTCTGACCGGCCGCAGCGCCGCCAAGCGCATCACCGAGTTCGAGGTGGAGGATCTTGCCTGCAAGATCGCCCATGTCGTTCCGCGTGGTGACGGCAGCAACGCCACCTTCAATCCCGAGGCGGTGCTCGAGCCGAAGGAACTGCGCAAGATCGGCGACTTCATCCTGTACGGGATCGCAGCCGCCGACGAGGCACTGAAGGATTCCGGCTGGCAGCCGAAGACCCATGCCGAGCAGTGCGCCACCGGCGTTCTGATCGGTTCGGGCATTGGTGGCATCGAAGGCATCGCCGAGAACGCGATGATCCTGAAGGAGCGCGGCCCACGCCGCATCAGCCCCTTCTTCATCCCCGGCCAGATCATCAATCTCGTCTCCGGCCAGGTTTCGATCCGGCATGGGCTGAAAGGCCCCAACCATGCCGTCGTCACCGCTTGCTCGACCGGCGCGCATGCGATCGGCGACGCAGCCCGGCTGATCATCTGGGGCGATGCCGACGTCATGGTCGCCGGCGGCGCCGAAGCGCCGGTGACGCGACTGTCGATCGCTGGCTTCGCTGCCTGCCGTGCGCTGTCGACCGGGCGCAACGACGCGCCGCAAACGGCTTCGCGGCCCTATGACCGCGATCGCGACGGCTTCGTCATGGGCGAGGGCGCCGGCGTCGTCGTGCTTGAGGAACTCGAGCATGCCAAGGCGCGCGGCGCGAAGATCTATGCGGAAGTGACCGGCTACGGCCTGACCGGCGACGCCTATCACATCACCGCACCGGCTGAAGACGGCGACGGCGCATTCCGTTGCATGACGGCGGCGTTGAACCGGGCAAAGCTGACGCCTGCCGATGTCGATTACATCAACGCGCACGGCACTTCGACCATGGCCGACACGATCGAGCTCGGCGCTGTCGAGCGGCTGGTCGGCAATGCCGCATCGAAGATTTCGATGTCGTCGACCAAGTCGTCGATCGGCCATCTCCTCGGCGCGGCAGGGGCTGCCGAAGCGATCTTCTCGATCCTCGCCATCCGCGACAACATCGCGCCGGCGACCATCAACCTTGACAATCCGGAGCGTGAGACCGCGATCGACCTGGTGCCGAACAAGCCGCGTGCCCGCCAGATCGACGTGGCGTTGTCCAATTCCTTCGGCTTCGGCGGCACCAACGCTTCACTGGTCTTCCAGCGCTACAATGGCTGA